In a genomic window of Dehalococcoidia bacterium:
- a CDS encoding DUF2804 domain-containing protein, with protein sequence MKEITKSGPLLDGQGNLVDYGWARQPLLDANLENVNIYALKFLQPLRIKRWQYFGITTPTHFFSFTLSHVGYLGPVFAYVLDFNTGCYQEQTLNIPLGRGIVLPRNSTSGDCRYEKGGMYVRFYIPDDNRRRLEINWPGFGGSGLKADVELLLREGHESVVNIFPYENRRFYYTRKVNCMPAKGAIEYGWAETAEGGDKKLKLYHISPDECLGTLDWGAGVWPYRSFWIWASFSRFLPDGRSIGINAGGGIGNDAELSDNAIILEGKVHKLGNVDYKYDNTNFKKPWLMTSSDGRLELEFKPFFERVARTDVGLLASEVHQMFGRYSGTLVTDTGERIGINNLIGWAEEHHARW encoded by the coding sequence ATGAAAGAGATAACCAAAAGCGGGCCTTTGCTGGACGGGCAGGGAAACCTGGTCGATTACGGGTGGGCGCGGCAGCCGCTGCTGGATGCCAATTTAGAAAATGTTAATATCTACGCGCTTAAGTTTCTACAGCCGCTGCGCATCAAGCGCTGGCAGTACTTCGGCATTACCACGCCCACGCATTTTTTTTCGTTCACACTCAGCCATGTCGGCTACCTGGGTCCCGTCTTCGCCTACGTGCTCGATTTCAACACCGGGTGTTACCAGGAGCAGACGCTGAATATCCCCCTGGGCCGCGGGATCGTCCTGCCGCGCAACAGCACTTCAGGCGATTGCCGCTACGAAAAAGGCGGCATGTACGTGCGTTTTTACATACCGGATGATAACCGGCGCAGGCTGGAGATCAACTGGCCCGGTTTCGGCGGGTCAGGGTTGAAGGCTGATGTGGAGCTATTGCTCAGGGAAGGGCATGAATCTGTAGTTAATATATTTCCCTATGAAAACAGGCGTTTCTACTACACGCGCAAGGTCAACTGCATGCCTGCGAAAGGCGCCATCGAGTATGGGTGGGCCGAAACAGCAGAGGGCGGTGATAAAAAACTGAAGTTATATCACATCAGCCCCGATGAATGTCTGGGGACGCTGGACTGGGGTGCGGGAGTGTGGCCGTATCGATCATTCTGGATCTGGGCCAGTTTCTCCCGGTTCCTGCCGGATGGACGCAGCATCGGGATAAATGCCGGTGGCGGCATCGGCAACGATGCCGAGCTGAGCGATAACGCAATCATACTGGAGGGGAAAGTACACAAATTGGGCAACGTGGACTACAAGTACGACAATACTAATTTTAAGAAGCCCTGGCTGATGACCTCGTCGGACGGGCGGCTTGAGCTTGAATTCAAACCTTTCTTCGAGCGGGTGGCCAGGACCGATGTTGGTCTATTGGCCAGCGAGGTCCATCAGATGTTCGGCCGCTACAGCGGGACGCTTGTCACCGACACTGGAGAGAGAATAGGGATTAATAACCTTATCGGCTGGGCGGAGGAGCACCACGCCCGCTGGTGA
- a CDS encoding CoA-binding protein — translation MTRFATPDLKYLFKPRSVAIVGASKDEWKSGGMFINSMLKDSYAGTIYPINRRESDIMGLKCFPDLSSIRGEVDLAVLAIPARSIPEAMEDCARKRVKFAVVHAVGFSEMGDEGREAEKRMVAIARKGGVRVIGPNCMGVFTSRGRVNTVVPYARMPLDPGGVGFVGQSGWVAEIMLRLGSARGLRFSGIISIGNQSDLTLEDLIAYWGNDPDTKVITAYVEGLKNPQRFLKLAQDICPHKPIIVWKGGSSEAGARSAASHTGSLAGSYQVFQAMCAQTGIVPAYGMEHLIDLAVAFSCPVLPPGRDIGLLIEAGGGAVASSDACTREGLNIRPFPADIQNKLAEYLKDKVPPSKNRKNPVDLVWAPIGGAAKVYVDCLEMIMPHVDSCLVITYVFLQDAWFRQKLVELRDRLKKPIVLIPANPPDQLDGLILAAMDGIPTYVMPDNAIRCIGSMVRRAERMKQL, via the coding sequence ATGACCCGTTTCGCTACGCCAGACTTGAAATACCTTTTTAAGCCTCGTTCGGTGGCCATTGTGGGGGCCTCGAAGGACGAATGGAAATCCGGCGGCATGTTTATCAACAGCATGCTCAAAGACAGCTATGCCGGCACCATTTATCCCATCAACCGCAGGGAAAGCGATATCATGGGCCTGAAGTGCTTTCCGGATCTTTCCTCCATACGCGGAGAGGTCGACCTGGCGGTGCTGGCCATACCGGCCCGCTCCATACCTGAGGCTATGGAGGACTGCGCCCGCAAGCGAGTGAAGTTTGCCGTAGTGCATGCGGTGGGCTTCAGCGAGATGGGAGATGAGGGAAGGGAGGCGGAAAAGAGGATGGTGGCTATCGCCCGCAAGGGTGGCGTGAGGGTTATCGGGCCCAACTGCATGGGCGTCTTTACATCGCGGGGACGCGTGAATACGGTTGTCCCCTATGCCAGGATGCCGCTCGATCCCGGCGGTGTGGGCTTCGTGGGCCAGAGCGGCTGGGTGGCCGAGATTATGCTTCGCCTGGGCAGCGCAAGGGGTTTGCGCTTCAGCGGTATCATCAGCATCGGCAACCAGAGCGACCTGACACTGGAAGATTTAATAGCGTACTGGGGGAACGATCCTGACACGAAGGTTATCACCGCATATGTCGAAGGGCTGAAAAATCCACAGCGCTTTTTAAAGCTGGCACAGGACATCTGCCCGCATAAGCCCATCATCGTCTGGAAGGGCGGCAGTTCGGAAGCGGGCGCCAGGTCGGCTGCTTCTCACACAGGATCGCTGGCCGGCAGCTACCAGGTTTTCCAGGCCATGTGCGCTCAGACGGGGATTGTACCTGCCTACGGTATGGAGCACCTCATCGACCTGGCCGTGGCTTTCAGCTGTCCCGTTCTGCCGCCGGGCAGGGATATCGGATTGTTGATCGAGGCCGGCGGAGGGGCAGTGGCTTCGTCGGACGCCTGCACCCGGGAGGGGCTTAACATCAGGCCGTTTCCCGCGGATATTCAGAATAAACTGGCCGAGTACCTCAAGGACAAGGTGCCGCCGTCCAAAAACCGCAAGAATCCTGTGGACCTCGTCTGGGCGCCCATCGGGGGCGCGGCGAAGGTATACGTCGATTGCCTGGAGATGATCATGCCGCATGTGGACAGCTGCCTGGTAATCACCTATGTGTTCCTTCAGGACGCCTGGTTCCGCCAGAAGCTGGTGGAGCTGCGCGACCGTCTGAAGAAACCCATTGTGCTGATACCCGCCAATCCGCCCGACCAGCTGGATGGCTTGATACTGGCGGCCATGGACGGCATACCCACCTACGTCATGCCCGACAACGCCATCAGGTGCATCGGGTCCATGGTGCGCAGGGCGGAGCGCATGAAACAGCTATAA
- a CDS encoding enoyl-CoA hydratase/isomerase family protein, producing the protein MAYESITYHVSAGIGRITFNRPQVMNALTLAMLKEIKAAVLTAGDDPEVKVIVLTGAGRAFCAGVDLKGMGDAKLVNGKVGDFLDVPARELIDAIRSVPKAVINLVNGFCFTGALEIMLACDIIIASEDAKIGDTHAKWGLRPTWGMSARLPRRIGYLKAKEMSFTAEAVTAKEAERIGLINLAVPGDKLEEALQTMANKIMGNSAQSIAAYKKLYNANENMTLDKSLELEFGSDFEITDSLDRLLKFVK; encoded by the coding sequence ATGGCATATGAGTCCATTACATACCATGTCAGCGCAGGCATAGGCAGGATCACCTTCAACCGTCCGCAGGTCATGAACGCGCTTACTCTCGCCATGCTTAAAGAGATAAAAGCGGCTGTACTCACAGCGGGCGACGATCCTGAGGTGAAGGTCATAGTCCTGACCGGCGCCGGCCGGGCCTTCTGCGCCGGTGTCGACCTCAAAGGCATGGGCGATGCCAAGCTGGTCAACGGCAAAGTGGGCGACTTCCTCGATGTACCTGCCAGAGAGTTAATAGATGCCATACGATCAGTTCCCAAGGCGGTTATCAATCTGGTCAACGGCTTCTGCTTCACAGGCGCGCTTGAGATCATGCTCGCCTGCGATATAATAATAGCCTCAGAGGACGCCAAGATCGGCGATACGCATGCCAAGTGGGGACTGCGGCCCACCTGGGGCATGAGCGCGCGTTTGCCTCGCAGAATCGGCTATCTCAAGGCCAAGGAGATGTCTTTCACAGCCGAGGCCGTCACCGCTAAGGAGGCCGAGCGTATCGGGCTGATAAACCTGGCGGTGCCGGGAGATAAGCTGGAAGAAGCATTGCAGACTATGGCGAACAAGATTATGGGCAACAGCGCCCAGTCCATCGCAGCCTACAAGAAACTCTACAACGCCAACGAGAACATGACGCTGGATAAAAGCCTCGAACTGGAATTCGGCAGCGATTTCGAGATCACCGACAGCCTGGATAGGCTGCTGAAATTCGTCAAGTAA
- a CDS encoding alpha/beta hydrolase, with translation MSSAKSHRGWWTAIIICVVILLIIITPLSLYATANVETKDLDDAARAQAGGSYVKLPEGVTHYELTGPEDGQVVVLIHGATIPMYMWDAQVEALARSGYRVLRYDMYGRGYSDRPDGDYSQAFYRKQLLDLLDALKIKQPVDLVGVSMGGAMAVDFTASYTDRVKDLVLIAPMINSLKNDTNFKLMRIPLLGEFLTRLIAVKVMSERAAQLMQKSPKAAEYARQFQDQTRFKGFEKASLAAVRSDAWADYTDDYQKVGQQNHRILLIWGTADSDISPEMVQAMQKALPRVEFKQLDGVGHDPQVEVPDQVNSLILDFLKQQ, from the coding sequence ATGTCATCTGCTAAAAGCCATCGCGGCTGGTGGACTGCAATCATCATCTGCGTCGTCATCCTTCTCATTATAATCACACCTCTTTCGCTTTACGCCACGGCAAATGTCGAGACAAAGGATCTCGACGATGCGGCCCGCGCTCAGGCGGGCGGCTCATACGTCAAGCTCCCTGAAGGGGTAACACACTACGAGTTGACAGGGCCCGAGGATGGTCAGGTTGTCGTATTAATACACGGCGCCACCATACCTATGTACATGTGGGACGCGCAGGTTGAGGCACTTGCCAGGTCCGGCTACCGGGTACTTCGCTACGACATGTATGGGAGGGGTTACTCGGACAGGCCGGATGGCGACTACAGCCAGGCGTTTTATCGCAAACAGCTCCTGGACCTGCTGGACGCGCTCAAGATAAAGCAGCCGGTGGACCTGGTGGGCGTCTCCATGGGCGGAGCCATGGCGGTGGACTTCACAGCCAGCTACACCGACCGGGTCAAGGACCTGGTGCTGATTGCACCGATGATCAACTCGCTCAAAAACGATACTAACTTCAAATTGATGAGGATACCCTTGCTGGGAGAGTTCCTCACACGGCTGATAGCAGTCAAGGTCATGTCGGAACGCGCTGCCCAGCTCATGCAGAAATCGCCCAAAGCTGCGGAGTATGCCAGGCAGTTCCAGGACCAGACCCGGTTCAAGGGCTTCGAGAAGGCGTCGCTGGCCGCAGTCCGCAGCGATGCATGGGCTGACTACACGGACGACTACCAAAAGGTCGGGCAGCAGAACCACAGGATATTGCTGATCTGGGGCACGGCTGACAGCGACATCTCGCCTGAGATGGTGCAGGCCATGCAGAAGGCGCTGCCCAGAGTTGAATTCAAGCAGCTTGACGGTGTCGGACACGATCCCCAGGTGGAAGTGCCCGACCAGGTCAACAGCCTGATACTGGACTTTTTAAAGCAGCAATAA
- a CDS encoding SCP2 sterol-binding domain-containing protein translates to MPEKKFKYLSKEWADEVARRCKKTLTPEKMKNITSSMITIYNKCPDGKTRAVYYKLVKGVVETVSIVEGKLPQAEFSITSDYEVFAKISRAELKARAALMSGKMLLKGNLVKALTLSPTVDRLNEVIATVPTEY, encoded by the coding sequence ATGCCTGAAAAGAAATTCAAGTACCTGAGCAAGGAGTGGGCGGATGAGGTCGCGAGGAGATGCAAGAAAACCCTTACACCCGAGAAAATGAAGAACATCACATCATCGATGATTACCATCTATAACAAGTGCCCGGACGGCAAGACCAGGGCCGTTTATTACAAGCTGGTGAAGGGGGTAGTTGAAACAGTCTCCATCGTGGAAGGCAAACTGCCCCAGGCCGAGTTTTCCATCACGTCCGATTATGAAGTCTTCGCTAAAATCTCGCGGGCGGAGCTCAAGGCGCGCGCCGCGCTCATGTCCGGCAAGATGCTGCTCAAAGGTAACCTGGTCAAGGCGCTGACCCTGTCTCCCACCGTCGACCGGCTGAACGAGGTCATCGCCACCGTTCCAACGGAGTATTAA
- a CDS encoding M24 family metallopeptidase: MPQKKLAKDDPYFIDNSRRVKAVQKEMAKLGIDVYLGSRLRTMSWILDAFCPWRTYVVIPPEGLPTAVTFVIDAARVADESWLDGDHVIGYGPMGGQDQVALLSMLMKPYLKGGKGVIGMETGMGNYLPEGHLTLFEFVMLKAAMPKATFKNAHDIIDRLSLIKDEGTINRFREASRIVDVGHKVVYDAIKNGGFQKMTETEVGGLAAYAMRKAGSEWEWSFTGGNEIASGYRSGLAAGACTPASRRKLKAGDPLMVDLHAMYRLGLGDHSHNYFLGKATKRQMWHAKNFVDLMKQVLITYKAGITPTRLADEMLAFAEERGFQDYLVPGFEHGIGMMGDEWRIGLNDGPFQYWTNPEHVYKKNEMLICAVQYACPEENIGFRYENPILIKEKNCEAMSRFPLSINVV, translated from the coding sequence ATGCCGCAAAAGAAACTGGCCAAGGATGATCCTTATTTCATAGATAATTCCAGGAGAGTCAAGGCCGTCCAGAAGGAAATGGCCAAACTGGGCATCGACGTTTACCTGGGCTCGCGCCTGCGCACCATGTCATGGATACTCGACGCCTTCTGCCCCTGGCGCACCTATGTCGTTATCCCTCCCGAGGGACTGCCCACAGCCGTCACATTCGTCATCGACGCCGCGCGCGTGGCTGACGAGTCCTGGCTGGACGGAGACCATGTCATCGGCTACGGTCCGATGGGCGGACAGGACCAGGTAGCCCTGCTGAGCATGCTGATGAAGCCTTACCTGAAGGGAGGAAAGGGTGTTATAGGCATGGAGACCGGCATGGGCAACTACCTGCCCGAGGGGCACCTCACCCTTTTCGAGTTCGTTATGCTCAAGGCTGCGATGCCCAAAGCCACTTTCAAGAATGCCCACGATATAATCGACCGGCTCTCTCTCATCAAGGACGAAGGCACCATCAACCGCTTCCGCGAGGCTTCACGTATAGTCGACGTCGGGCATAAGGTTGTGTACGATGCGATTAAAAACGGCGGCTTTCAGAAGATGACTGAGACCGAGGTGGGGGGACTGGCCGCCTACGCCATGCGCAAGGCTGGCAGCGAGTGGGAATGGTCATTCACGGGCGGCAACGAGATCGCCTCCGGCTACAGGTCCGGCCTCGCCGCGGGCGCCTGCACACCCGCGAGCAGAAGGAAACTCAAGGCGGGAGACCCCCTGATGGTGGACCTGCACGCCATGTACAGACTGGGCCTGGGCGACCATTCGCATAACTATTTCCTGGGCAAGGCCACCAAGCGCCAGATGTGGCACGCCAAGAATTTCGTGGACCTCATGAAGCAGGTGCTTATCACCTACAAGGCCGGCATCACACCCACCAGACTGGCCGACGAGATGCTGGCCTTCGCGGAGGAGAGGGGTTTCCAGGATTACCTGGTGCCCGGATTCGAGCACGGAATCGGCATGATGGGTGACGAATGGCGCATCGGCCTCAACGACGGCCCCTTCCAGTACTGGACCAATCCTGAGCACGTCTACAAGAAGAACGAGATGCTGATCTGCGCCGTGCAGTACGCCTGTCCAGAGGAAAACATCGGCTTCCGCTACGAAAATCCCATACTGATAAAAGAGAAGAACTGCGAGGCAATGTCCAGGTTCCCGCTCAGTATCAATGTAGTGTAG
- the uvrB gene encoding excinuclease ABC subunit UvrB has protein sequence MPPFKIVSDFDMTGDQPQAVDALVRGVEAGHRHQTLLGVTGSGKTFTMANVVARLQRPTLVMCHNKTLAAQLATEFKEFFPENAVEYFVSYYDYYQPEAYIPRTDTYIEKDTDINEEIDKLRHAATRALLTRRDVLIVASVSCIYSLGEPEEYQSFVVNVAKGQKIERNKLVRKFVDMQYERNDMDFQRGRFRIRGDTIEILPAYEEIAIRIEFWGDSIERIMEIDSLTGELLVEKESIDIFPAKHFVISAEKLETAVADIRAEMAERVEEFNRQGKLLEAARIEQRTNYDIEMLMQLGYCSGIENYSRHLQRRPPGSAPWTLINYFPEDFILFVDESHMTLPQVRGMYGGDMSRKKTLIDYGFRLPSALDNRPLNFPEFEKLIKRAIYVSATPGPYEHANSRQVVEQLVRPTGLLEPTIEIKPTKGQIDDLIHEIKTRVVKAERCLVTTLTKKMAEELADYLKEMDVKTHYLHSEVDTLERVEILRDLRLGVYDVVVGINLLREGLDLPEVSLVAVLDADKEGFLRSRDALIQTMGRAARHVDGHVILYADKLTGSMSSAIEEVYRRRKIQEDFNKEHGITPQGIKKAVKDITERVKVVAEQRGKYDAGHVPPDEVARLIKDFETQMKKAAKNLEFERAALLRDRIVELRKDEELYSPFRKKK, from the coding sequence ATGCCTCCATTCAAGATCGTCTCCGACTTCGACATGACCGGCGACCAGCCGCAGGCTGTGGATGCGCTGGTGCGCGGCGTTGAGGCCGGCCACAGGCACCAGACACTGCTGGGTGTCACCGGCAGCGGCAAGACCTTCACTATGGCCAATGTTGTGGCCAGGCTACAGAGGCCTACGCTGGTGATGTGCCACAATAAGACGCTGGCCGCTCAGCTCGCCACCGAATTCAAAGAGTTTTTCCCGGAAAACGCCGTGGAATACTTCGTCAGCTATTACGACTACTATCAGCCCGAAGCTTATATACCCAGGACCGACACCTATATCGAGAAGGACACCGATATAAATGAAGAGATCGACAAGCTGCGCCACGCGGCCACACGGGCCCTTTTAACCAGGCGCGACGTACTGATTGTCGCGTCGGTATCCTGCATTTACTCGCTGGGGGAGCCGGAAGAGTATCAGAGTTTTGTAGTGAATGTGGCAAAAGGACAAAAGATCGAACGGAATAAGCTGGTGCGCAAATTCGTCGATATGCAGTACGAGAGAAACGATATGGACTTCCAGCGTGGCAGGTTCCGCATCAGGGGCGATACTATCGAAATACTACCTGCCTACGAGGAGATCGCCATCCGTATCGAGTTTTGGGGTGACAGCATCGAGAGAATTATGGAGATAGACAGCCTCACCGGTGAACTGTTGGTGGAGAAAGAATCGATAGACATCTTCCCCGCCAAACACTTTGTGATCTCGGCTGAAAAACTGGAGACGGCCGTAGCTGATATCAGGGCTGAGATGGCTGAGAGGGTGGAGGAGTTCAACCGGCAGGGCAAGTTGCTCGAGGCTGCCCGCATCGAGCAACGCACCAATTACGATATCGAGATGCTCATGCAGCTGGGTTATTGCAGCGGAATCGAGAATTACTCCCGCCATCTGCAGCGCCGGCCGCCGGGCAGCGCGCCCTGGACGTTGATTAATTATTTCCCCGAGGATTTTATCCTGTTCGTCGATGAGTCCCACATGACCCTGCCGCAGGTGCGAGGCATGTACGGCGGTGATATGAGCCGCAAGAAAACACTGATCGATTACGGCTTCCGCCTTCCCTCGGCGCTGGATAACCGCCCTCTAAATTTCCCGGAGTTCGAGAAGCTGATCAAGCGGGCTATTTATGTTTCGGCCACGCCCGGGCCTTATGAGCATGCCAACAGCCGGCAGGTGGTGGAGCAACTGGTCAGGCCCACTGGATTGCTGGAGCCGACCATTGAGATCAAGCCCACCAAAGGGCAGATCGATGACCTCATCCATGAGATCAAGACACGCGTGGTCAAAGCTGAGCGCTGTCTGGTGACCACGCTCACAAAGAAAATGGCCGAGGAGCTGGCCGATTATCTGAAGGAGATGGATGTAAAAACACATTACCTGCACTCGGAGGTCGATACGCTTGAGCGCGTAGAGATCCTGCGCGACCTGCGCCTGGGAGTGTACGACGTCGTGGTGGGCATCAACCTGCTGCGCGAGGGGCTCGACCTGCCCGAGGTAAGCCTGGTGGCTGTACTCGACGCCGACAAGGAAGGATTTTTAAGGTCAAGGGATGCGCTGATCCAGACCATGGGCAGGGCGGCCAGACATGTCGACGGACATGTGATCCTGTATGCCGATAAACTGACCGGCTCCATGAGCAGCGCCATCGAGGAAGTGTACCGCAGACGCAAGATACAGGAGGATTTTAATAAGGAACACGGCATAACGCCGCAGGGCATCAAAAAGGCGGTCAAGGACATAACCGAGCGGGTGAAAGTGGTGGCCGAGCAGAGAGGGAAATACGATGCCGGACACGTGCCGCCCGATGAGGTCGCCAGATTGATAAAGGATTTTGAGACCCAGATGAAAAAAGCGGCTAAAAATCTGGAATTCGAGAGAGCCGCTTTATTACGTGACAGGATAGTGGAACTGAGAAAGGACGAGGAGCTTTACTCCCCGTTCAGGAAAAAGAAGTAA
- the ruvA gene encoding Holliday junction branch migration protein RuvA: MIAAVEGTLVSRGAGTVIVKAGPLSLQINVPGSTISKLGHPGSAIMLYTHLYVREDIMALYGFSSGQELVLFEQLITVSGIGPKVALALLTALSADQIAAAIIGGNADLLSQVPGIGKKTAARIILDLKGKLEKGWEGDVMAAVTDSDSDAVAALTGLGYSIREASQALSAVPQKEGMSVEERVRQALQQLAKK, encoded by the coding sequence ATGATCGCCGCAGTAGAGGGAACACTCGTCAGCCGGGGCGCCGGCACCGTGATCGTCAAGGCAGGCCCCCTCAGCCTGCAGATCAATGTGCCTGGATCCACAATAAGCAAGCTGGGCCACCCCGGCAGCGCGATTATGCTGTATACGCATCTGTACGTGCGAGAAGACATAATGGCGCTCTACGGTTTCTCCTCCGGGCAGGAGCTGGTGCTTTTTGAGCAACTGATTACGGTCAGCGGCATCGGTCCCAAGGTTGCGCTGGCGCTGTTGACCGCACTAAGCGCCGATCAGATCGCGGCTGCCATCATCGGCGGCAACGCCGATCTGCTCAGCCAGGTCCCGGGCATAGGCAAGAAAACGGCGGCGCGCATTATACTTGACCTCAAGGGCAAGCTGGAGAAGGGATGGGAGGGTGACGTAATGGCGGCGGTGACGGATTCCGACAGCGACGCCGTGGCCGCACTCACCGGGCTGGGGTATTCCATCAGGGAAGCCTCTCAAGCATTGAGCGCTGTTCCACAGAAGGAAGGCATGAGCGTGGAGGAACGCGTCCGTCAGGCGCTGCAGCAACTGGCCAAGAAATAG
- the ruvC gene encoding crossover junction endodeoxyribonuclease RuvC, which produces MRVLGIDPGTLNMGYGVVEEQDGNRLTMVGCGVISAPQKLPVEQRLCLLYEGLIKVIADFRPSEAAVEEPFVAGNARSALAIGRAQAVAILAAAQAKLPVSRYMPTQVKQLVTSYGRSGKDQVRQVVKLQLGVSDLPEASDAADALAVAICHLNQGHLNRVLKRGYQE; this is translated from the coding sequence TTGCGAGTATTGGGCATTGACCCCGGCACGCTTAATATGGGCTATGGGGTTGTGGAAGAGCAGGACGGAAACCGTTTAACCATGGTCGGCTGTGGTGTCATTTCTGCGCCGCAGAAGCTGCCGGTTGAGCAAAGGCTGTGCCTTCTCTACGAGGGACTGATCAAAGTCATCGCCGATTTCCGGCCTTCAGAGGCGGCTGTAGAGGAGCCTTTTGTCGCCGGCAACGCGCGCTCCGCCCTGGCCATCGGCCGGGCTCAGGCCGTGGCCATACTCGCGGCGGCGCAGGCGAAATTGCCCGTTTCACGCTATATGCCCACCCAGGTCAAGCAGCTCGTGACCAGCTATGGCAGGAGCGGCAAAGACCAGGTGCGGCAGGTGGTAAAATTACAGCTGGGTGTCAGCGATCTGCCCGAGGCAAGCGATGCCGCCGACGCTCTGGCCGTAGCTATCTGCCACCTTAACCAGGGACACCTCAACCGTGTGCTTAAACGGGGATATCAGGAGTGA
- a CDS encoding Ada metal-binding domain-containing protein: protein MKGKFSHLLMALILPLPLLLASCISWPFGGSAPTVNSFTASPTTVSSGSSSVLSWSVSNATALIIDQGIGSVSAAGSSTVTPAATTTYTLTAVNASGTVTASTTVAVESGSTTTTTTTTTSPAPSGPLPVAHIYVNPGAISPAGTAVLSWDTANASNVSINHGIGPVSPSGSRSVSPNSTTVYVITASNAVGTVTASTQIVVGPSGTSANNWLASTYTREYHWPSCSIAQHIPMPSRVWFNTVNQAQAAGYHPCPVCHPPR, encoded by the coding sequence ATGAAGGGTAAATTCTCTCATTTGCTTATGGCTCTCATACTGCCTCTGCCGCTTTTGCTGGCGTCGTGTATCAGCTGGCCGTTCGGGGGGAGCGCTCCCACGGTAAACTCATTTACAGCCAGCCCTACGACGGTTTCGTCGGGTAGCTCCTCTGTTCTCAGCTGGAGTGTATCCAACGCAACCGCGTTGATCATCGACCAGGGTATAGGCTCGGTCTCCGCCGCCGGCAGCTCAACAGTAACGCCCGCTGCCACCACCACTTACACGTTAACCGCAGTCAATGCCTCGGGAACCGTTACCGCATCAACTACCGTCGCGGTGGAGAGCGGATCCACCACCACCACAACCACAACAACGACATCGCCCGCACCGTCAGGCCCTCTGCCGGTTGCGCATATCTATGTGAACCCCGGCGCCATTTCACCGGCGGGGACGGCTGTATTGAGCTGGGATACGGCCAATGCCTCCAATGTAAGCATCAACCACGGTATCGGGCCTGTAAGTCCGTCCGGATCGCGCAGCGTATCTCCCAACAGCACCACGGTTTATGTCATAACCGCCAGCAATGCCGTGGGTACGGTGACTGCCTCCACGCAAATCGTGGTTGGGCCATCCGGTACGTCTGCTAATAACTGGTTGGCCAGCACGTATACACGCGAGTACCACTGGCCGTCATGCAGCATAGCTCAGCATATACCTATGCCGTCCCGTGTATGGTTTAACACCGTCAACCAGGCTCAGGCCGCCGGCTATCACCCTTGCCCGGTCTGCCATCCGCCGAGATAA
- a CDS encoding YebC/PmpR family DNA-binding transcriptional regulator, translating into MSGHSKWAQIKRQKGVADSRRGAMFTKLTREIIIATRQGGPNPEGNFRLRLAIQKARDNNMPKDNIENAVKKGSGAAEGTTFTEMVMEGYGPAGVAILLEAMTDNRNRTVSEIRSTFVKYNGNLGENGSVSWMFENTGVITVDTTGIDADELALYAIDAGAKDAKEDKSLLEIYTDPKEFENVKLAVEKRRKPVSAEVTMLPKTTVSLPEKESLQTVKLLEKLEELDDVQRVFSNLDYSDALIEKLKAEV; encoded by the coding sequence ATGTCCGGACATTCAAAGTGGGCGCAGATTAAGAGGCAGAAGGGTGTGGCAGATTCCCGGCGGGGAGCTATGTTCACCAAGCTCACGCGCGAGATCATCATCGCTACCAGGCAGGGCGGTCCCAATCCTGAAGGTAATTTCCGCCTGAGGCTGGCCATTCAAAAAGCGCGCGACAACAATATGCCCAAGGATAATATCGAGAATGCCGTCAAGAAGGGGAGCGGGGCGGCGGAGGGTACTACTTTTACGGAGATGGTAATGGAAGGGTACGGTCCAGCCGGTGTGGCCATCCTTCTCGAGGCTATGACGGACAATCGCAACCGCACGGTCTCGGAGATAAGAAGCACATTCGTGAAATACAATGGAAACCTGGGAGAGAACGGCAGCGTCTCCTGGATGTTCGAAAACACGGGCGTCATAACCGTGGACACGACAGGTATCGATGCCGATGAACTGGCGCTCTACGCCATAGATGCCGGCGCCAAAGATGCCAAAGAAGATAAATCGCTGCTCGAAATATATACCGACCCTAAAGAATTCGAGAACGTTAAACTGGCTGTTGAAAAACGAAGAAAACCCGTCTCCGCCGAAGTGACCATGCTGCCCAAGACCACTGTTTCCCTGCCGGAGAAGGAGTCCCTGCAGACGGTGAAGCTGCTGGAGAAGCTGGAGGAGCTGGATGATGTCCAGCGTGTGTTCTCCAACCTCGATTACAGCGATGCGCTGATCGAAAAATTAAAAGCCGAAGTATAG